ACTTTGAAGACTTAAATAGGAGGAAAATGTCACGAACGTGATTCATAAACTGTAACCAAGAAATGCTCCACAGCTAACATCTGCGGAGGCCTTCTCTTCAACAGTGCTTCCTCCGAAAAGGGTAGTACTATGAACATTTATTACGACAATGCATAAGTAATATAATTTGAAATGTCTctaaaaaattatacaaacagTAAACTTTGATGCCGAAGAGGTCATCGATTAAGGGTAGAGAAATCGAGAGATGGAGAACCCGATCGGAGTGCTCAgaattattttctatttaaaGAACAAGGAATATGAAGAAAAAGAGAGTTTACTTTGCCGTTCAATTGCAATTAGGTCGCCATAAAATTGCATGCATTAGGTACTCTGATGTTGGTCTAATAAGCTGAAGATACACTCTTAAAAAATTGCGTGTAAATTCAAGTCTGTTCAGATGCACATAAAAGAAGCGGCCTGATTGACATGATTTTACATTCGTTTTTAAAATTACACGAATATGTAACTCAAATGTAATGATGTAAATAATTTAGATGTAAAATCACATTTGAAAAATCGAACAACAATGACgtaattttaaatgattttcaATGTATAGGGAAATAATTTGGTCATATATACGCATACTTACTCACAAAATCCATGATACAGGTAGACAATTTCTACATTTTAAGTGACTGAAAGGGATCCGTTTTTAATCATATGTATATCATATATATCAGATGATTTATTACCGTTTACCATAATTAAAAGCAATTTACAATTAAGTATCTGTATACTAATTACGTGAGGGATTCTCAGTGATTTTCAACCCTTAGACCTCTATCCATATCATAAGATTATTTTTCGGAAGCACAACTAAAACTAACTGCATGTGAAATCAAATTTATTCATGTTTTAATATTTTCGTTTATTCTGCCTGATTTGTATACATTAcgatgaaaaagaaaaacaatgaaCTTATAGTTCATTTAATCAATCTTACTCTACTAAAAAGATAACTGCATTGTAGCTACCTGTCACATTACATGAGCTATGCCAGTTAAACATTTCGGAGATTGTTAAGAATTCATATTGgatatcattttcaaaaataatactcTTGCTTTATTCGACTGCTTGCACGGGAATCAATTCATGATTCGATATTGCTTCTATCACGCTTTGGACCAAGCGCTGTTGTTTGCTCTTCCGCGTCGCCTTCGATTTCGATCCCGTGGTTGGAGTAATCTTGTAGAAGTACGCTTGGATGAACTCCAGAACTTTGGATACACCTTTCATATACATGAAATTGTATACATAATGCACCGCCATAAGCTCAGAAAGTGCTTGAACAATTTCATGCGTTCCTTCAGTAAGTTGCGCTTGTTCCGCAAATACATAAAGCACTTTGTTGTTGTTTCCCAGATCTGCAAAAAACAAAATGCAACTGTTAAtaaaatattaatgaaaattaagtATTGAGGAGACATGCTAAGGCTTTGCTGATTTTCATACAGAAAACGTTACGGTTCTAGCCTTAAATAGTAAAATGTAGGTTTAAATTATATACACACCAACTGAAACCAGAACTGGACCAGCGCATTCTGTAGTGATCTCCGATACTTTAGTTCCAAGCTGTAAAAGAAAAAGGATGGTTACTTAGAGATTATATATTACTTAACGTTATAATTCCCTACCTCTTTCAGTATAATCAACTCCGTGACTTTTTCACCCAGAACCGAACATAAGGCATTGATGATGTCATAATCAGTCGGCGCTTCATTCAGCAAGCTTTTGGGGCGAACTTTCAAAAAGTCGACCAATTTCGCGCGCTTGGCAACGAAATACTTCTCCAGTGTATCCATGGGCACTCCGGTTGCCTGTTCAAAGTGAAAGCTCATCAGCTGTCGACGGCGAAGTACTGGTAGAGCAGATACGATATCCCTAAGAATCTTATCTTCATCCAGCCGAAACCGCACGTATGACTGCGAGGCTGACAGAAATTCGCTGCTTAGTACTTTTGGGTCATTTCTAACAAGTTTGCTCACAGTATCCTTGTCGCAAACCTCGGACGATTTGACCCAATACTCTTTCAAAGTACCAGATTTGACATTCTTGTCCCTGCGTACCTCTGCGATTGAAACTTTGGGCACATTCGGATTCTTAAAGCGATTCAAATAGGAGTTCCTATTGATCAACTTATGTTTCAAGGCCACATAGCTCTGCTGATTAACATGCCCGTCATCATCAATGAATTGAAGCCCCGAATACTTCGAATAGACCTGCTTTGCAACCGACTCCATGATGCAAGCGGGTATGTCAGAATCAATACATCGCAATTGGTCAACAATTGTGTTTGCCAATGATGTCATTTCTGATCTGGGAAGCTGAATCGTTAGAGGAAGACTTTTCCCTGGATTCTTGTCTCGATATTCTTGCAATCGATAATAGTCTATTGAAATTACGCCAGGTATGGTAATAAATCTAATTCATATAATGATAAAGAGTAGCTTGATGCGGATttccatacattcaattttctttctcaaACTTAAAAcgataattattataataaatggcgtaatgTGAATAGGCTATAAAGGTACTCGTATAGTAAACAACAAACATTGATAATTTTCTGTTCCTAAGGTTACTGACAAAAAGTAGCAGTTTTGGTAAAATAGCTCAgggtaaaataataataaattattttattctgattctgatcaCCTTTTTCTCTGGAAAGAGAATGTGAAGCTTTCCCAGTGCGAAGTGAGCCGTGCAAGGACGAAAAAACGGAGTCCTCAAGCAGATTTTTCCTTCGTGATGTCTGTTGTCAGACGACTGGGACCTTCATGCAGATTTACCAGGAGAACCAGAATTTTGAAACCATTTCATTTCGAAATTCGGTGCAACAATTTCGTCACATTGGTACTACCAAGCGTCAAGGTTTTGGAATCCGGACGATGGAAATATTCATTTGTCAAGTCGACAGTTTTGACAAAGCACGGATGCTGACGTTGGCCGGGGGAGCGTCTACACGTACCGGATCGAATACCGTAAAGTTGAACGacgctcaaacattaataatttTCCAGAGCGAAGTATGCTGGATAAAGAACGCAAGAAGACGAACGGGAATAGGAACATCGACGTAACGGCTCTGTGGCTCTAGATCAACTAACTTTGGCGATCGGAAATAGCGGATTGTGATCTACACGTTTTTCTTGGCGAAGGCTATCGATATCGAGTTTGACATGGCATGAATTGGGTGCGTTTCGCAATTATTCATCAACCTCTGAAGAAGCTCTGGTGACATGCTTGAGGCCAACACTTTTGTCAAGATGACCAGTGGCAGCTTGTCTGCTGCGCTAATGTAACCGGGCGTGAAGCTTTGCAGCGATGAAATATAATTGCTTGGTGAGTAGAACATCGTAATGATATTGAGGAATAAATTTATTTAGTACTGAAAGAATACATCAAAAATGCGTGGCTCTATATGGTTTTTAGGCTTtgggacatttcgtcgaatgacgtttggtcgaatgacatTCAGTCAAATAGACATTTCGTCAAAAGTGAATTGCAGCACAtatattcttttttatttcatagGTACTCGTTCTTCCACTTTATATTCATACAATAAGTAATTAGTTCAGTACAGATTCGGTTTGCTAGAAGCCGAATGACAAGAATTGAACCTAATTTAGAATATTTtcgttttgaaaaaatcaacaataaaaGTAGGTTTGAAATTAATACTATGAATAGTAGCAACCAAAAGAATCAAAACATCAACTCATATTTGGATATATAGCCAAGCTAGAAGGGTTTTAAACCATAATTCCATCAATTTTTCACGTCAGTTGACTATGCATGTATGCGTGAAGAACTTTTGTTGTATAATAACAATCTACAAATAGCATTATTTTGTTTGACAGTACATACCATTCAATACTCGTTGATCGTTTGGAGCTTCGTATGATGATTGCAATGTACCCATCGCAACCCATGACTCGTCTGGTTTAAGTAGCATCAACAGCTTGTCTTGAAAAACTTTCAACGCGAGGTCCGTCGTCAGTTGGCATCCGTCACTTTCTGTTACTATGCGGTTAATCGGCATTTGCAAGGCCAAAGAAGCTAAGGAGGGAAAAATGTGTTAAATCTCTGCGTTGTACTTGAAATATTTGCTTATTACCTTGTTCCAACAAACTGTGAATAGTCCCAAATGCTGGTATGCGGCGTAAACGCGACGAGTCACAAACTTGGAAACCAATATACGCTTCCATAATGTCGATCTTGTATTATGATAGTTTTTCTCGTAAATTTCAGTTAATGAGCGGCAATGCGTGCCTGATGAATAAATATTCCTCCTTTTGATGAGAGAAAGCAACAATTGGCGTTTTATCGACTATCTCGGAGATATAGCGAATTTCTGTTTCGATTGTTTCCGGGTCGATCAATATCAATCCTTTTTCATGAATGTTGTATGCCTTTTTTCTGTCGCCCAGACAGAGAATCGTATTATCAGATCGCTTATATATCAGTAACTGgatttttaatataaaaaagCACTCGCCAAAGTCATCATGAtttatgaaaatgtatgaatCCTTTTTATAATGATATCCACGGTACGTCGCTTCTTCCGCGTATATATTACCTTCGCTAACCAGTTCCAAACTGCATAAGAAATCCTTCCACCGTGCTGGAAGTTCCGATGAGttgtcaatatatttttcaaccaATAATTCGTTACCAAACCGAAAGTTTTTCGTAGCGAGTAATGCTTGGTAATATTGGTGTTGCTCTGCGCAAAACTTCGTCACATTTTTATAGTCCTAGCCATCTAATAAACCTGGGATAATGTATCGTAAAGTGATGTTTTGGTCTTAATGGTATATCAAATTGTTCTGTCCTGATACTCAAATACTCGATAATgagaaattccaataaattgatCTGATCATGCGACACAATGGGTGCTGTAACAATATCTGTTCACTACTATACCAGTTTGTTCTAATTGCTTTATGTCTTCAACCAACCTTCGGAAAATAGAGCTTGTACCAAAGTAGGAGAAGTCTTTAGTTTTACAGACCAAAAGTAGCTGAACATTGTCAGTAAGGCATCGTTGGTGAGGGTCTAGGTTTCCCAATACCATGTAGACACAAAGTACCTTGTGACGACCCACAGCATTCCCTAAGCCATTGGCTACTACTTCTAACGCATCctgatataaaaaaatattcacagtctttttcgtaaaaaaaatgctttcttGAAACTTCTTCCCGTCTGTGTAATCTGATAAATACCCTTGAGCTTCTCCCCTTTTGCGAAATAGTGCGGCATAGATTTGTTTATCATTGAGCATAGTTTTCAAGGTATCTAAGATTGGAACATAATGGTACATACATTTGTTATGGTCGTTATCACGTTGTAAACATATTTCTTCGGGCGGTATATAAGAAAAGGACTcccggaaatatttttttctcatgtAGGTGGTTCGAAAAGGTCCATTAGGACCAAAAATCGAATCAAGAACATTTACGGACTTCAACGAATGGATCAATTCTAGTCTGGCATCCTTCGTTAAAAGTAATGCATCGGCAATCAATCTACATTTGATATCACAAAACTTGGTCTCAACTACAGCGACCTCTTCTAATGCAACAACAATTTCCTGAACTACCGTTTCAGTGACATGGTTTTGAGTAATCAATTTTAAGAAAAGATTCGCAAACATTGattcaattgattttttgagCTCAAACAAAGATTCTTCTTCACGTAGAGGTTCTCCCGTTTTATTCACATTATCATCTTCCAGGTGCTGAACAGGAAACTCGTCACACTGCTCTTCAATTTCTACCGAAGTAACAGCTTTCTTCGCCGATATCACACGATGAAAATACATTTTGTGGATTCGAAAACTGTTTGGAGTAACAAAAGGCTTTCCGGTTCTGCATTTTAAGGGACAAAAAATCGGTTGTCCAGCAGATATGTGATGCGTTGCATGTTTCATAATTATTTTCGCTTCATTTGTCTCGAAGCCACAACCGATCATCGGACACTGGTACagattttcattttgtttttcaaaatggcgcTGCCGGAGATGCTTCCGGTAAGCAGCGATGGATTTAAAAATGACTtcacaatcgaacgcgcacttgaatatttttaaattccgATGCACTCGAATATGCTTTTGATAAGCTGCTAGATTTTCGCATTTTGATTCACAAATTAAGCACTTTACACCCATTTTTGTCACCTTTTTCGGAGAACGAACCGCAACGTGTTGCTCTGACGGACGTAGATGTTTGACTTTTCGCATTGCGTATATGACGCCGAAGCGTGAGTTGAGGGTGATGTAAATTTACATCTCTTCAATCTCCATGTTCAGTGCTACTTCACCTATATTCAACTTAGTAAAACATTTTTGTGAGtattgacgtagaattacgtttTGAAAAGCAACATTGTGTTGATTACTATTTAACTGTTTCATGATTCGAGTTAGACTTTAAGGTACATCAAGAATAACATAATATTCAGTCTTTTTTTGACTTCAGTCGCTTTTTTTTCACGCGTCATGTGGATTAAGTCGCATGtagtattcattatttttaagaGTGTATGAATCTAATTATGTTATTCAGAATATTGAATATTGCCTAAAGCAATAATTGAATGTATGATAATGAACTTAATcaaagcaatttttttcttggttTGAAGTATTCATTATGCGATTTGGAATAGAAGCCGTAAACATACACCAAAAGattatgaatattacaggtgatgtatttcaataaaatgacacaaaaccacatgaagtaaacagaatcgtatatttttcaatgtcagatgatttaaaattacatgtcacggaacctaaacacagcacccgCTGCAACGCACCAAACGCACAAGCAGTTAATtacttgatgcagtgaaatacttgttcagtgcaaatcgtggaaccagttttacttcgatcatccctctttcaagaaacggagatagctgagtggtagcgtgggctctcactcagcggacttatgttcgattctcgttctgatcaatctattttttgtcaataaagtcGTGATGTAAAGTTAAAGTACcacctaattttacgtcaaaaatgacgctcgtatatgtcggtgtcacagcacctaaaattacattattatttttaggtgtgtGGGATAACAGTTGAAACGATAAATTATGCTTCGTATCCGCTTTGGTGCAGGGTTGCCATTatgccagatatatctggcactgccagactttttggcagcaaaaagagaaaaagagaaaccACCCACAATGCCAGACTTTACAAAATTCagactgattttttttcggaaattatgaCCAGCATAAACATTTTCAAACATTTCTAATGAGTCACACACacaaaacgcgacgcgagactggacacaacacttatggttcttacaaacgaaaaaggattttaaaatttacctttttgtcgaccggtttcgggctCGATGTTGCCCATCTACAGGACGTGGTCCAACTGGTTACAAATGGGGACGATCACACTTTTGTACTTGGCACAGTACATCTAGAGACGCTATGTGGATGACATCTTCGCAATAGTAAAAGAGCGCTACCTTCCACAGACACTCCATTTTTTGAATTGCAAACAGACAACAATCAAGTTCACTGTTGAGAAGGAGCATGAAGGACAACACACTGAAATTTGGCATTTACCGTAAACCCACATCTACCTGTAGATGGGCAACATCGagcccgaaaccggtcgacaaaaagttaaattttgaaaatcctttttcgtttgtaagaaccataagtgttgtgtccagtctcgcgtcgcgttttgtGTGTGTGATACAGTTCTTACGTTAgcacaaatttcaaaaaatgagTGTTTCTAATGAGTCATTCAGTTATTACtttcattttcattcaataactgAATTTCATATTTATTAATGACAACAGTTGTATTGTTGAGCATAAACCCAAGCCTGACCccgtgggcctgaaagggttaaggaATCTCCCTAGGTCAATTCATGGCGTACAATGATCCAAAAAAGGTAATTATTGTCTATTTCCATGGCTTATTACATTTCCTGGTTATTCGTCAATTCGGCGTCCTTCTGGAAGATCAGAAACATCATTAAACTCCTTTTTATTGACCTGATTGGCTACCGGAGGTCCTACGGAATATTCGAGGCATACGTAAAAATGAATAGTTCATAAAACTCATCCGTTTCTGAATAACGAATGATTGACGTGGTCCATTTTCATGAATCTGAGTAAAAGCTCATGATACTCAGAGcgcaattttgttcaaattttttcattatcgtactttgagtaacaaatgatatCGTAACCCCTTCTCATGGACTTGTTACGCTCCGGAAGATCAAAATCCTCTGCTATTATGAacaattcataaaaattatgatggcacaaatttttttttacaaaaattcaattattatctttgtttatcaaaattctttttgaaataccTATGAGCTTACGGGTATAGTATACCATTGTTAATCTGAATACTTTTCAATTTGAGCTCCGCTTGGTGGTTAAATGGTTTAAACGTCATTAAgtgttagcattagcattagcattgaccaatttcgcacaaattcgtaggtggtacaagccaaggctattgtatgagagtagcatcactttcatccgttacaaCAGATATTATAAATTTAAACGTCATTCAATGTTActtagaaattcaaaataaaagcgAACCTCGTTATTTTGAGTGAAGTCAAGTTACACcaataattatttatattcttttcataattttcagatatttcagaGTTTagatttcattcaattcaatttgaattttctGAATTGCTTAAAATGGTATGAGTTCTGACAATTTCATTTTTATGGATATCGAATTTCTTAAACGAATATCTTAGGCGAAAGAAAATATTCtttttaacaataaattttgaaaaacgaaGAGCAAAAGCAAAAAGAGGgtcaaaacaaagtttttttttcatattggtAAAAATAATTAGATCACATTTTTAGCTAGAATCTCTTAATTTAGAAAAATGATAACataatattataaatttaaaaaacacctaaataaagactAAGAAAAAATGGTAATGACGAATTTCTTCGCCAGATTTTGCCAGATTTTTAATTTGTAGCATGCCAGACTTTTTCCAAAAAGTAGTGGCAACCCTGCTTTGGTGTGATTCTGTTTGTTTCAATTTGAAAGCAAGAGTGAAACTGGTTGGTATTTGAATGGCCGAAGTTCACCGATTGTTATCGATATCGATTGTTACCGTGACGCCTGGAGCAATGGAGGGGGTTTTATTATTGATTGCCGCATTTAAATCACGCGAATGTGCATAAGTCGGCATTAAACATTCTATGGGCGTGTTAACTTCCATTCCATTAGCCGATATCGGTCATTATTTGCAGGGGTGGATACTAAGGTGTTTACCTTTCTTGCTCcgaaaaatactgttttttttacaCATTTTATATGACTCAGATTATGCCAGCACTTACAGGAGGTGGTACCCTGTCTCTTTGCGCAGATGACGTCTCCATCGTATAATTCTAACAAGGCGTAACTATTTTGAAAGAATGCCTCTCCAATTGAAAATATGAATAGAATATAtgaaataaattcaataaaaaaataaaaaagttaattgGCATGTGTATACGAAGAATAACATATTTATTGGATCAGTAAACAACAACAGCACCGAAAAGAGTAACCAAAGTCATCACGACCGATAGCTGATTGATTCGATGGTGTTTCCCCAGTAGTAGACAGCTTTTGTAGCTTAACAACGAAGAAAACTAAACAAGCCGAAGTCTTACCGATGTGCATTGTTGTTCTTTTCGTGGATTGATTTATTTACTTGACTCTGCACTTGCACACGGTTCAATTACTGACAGGTACAGGTGTTTCAACAACCGCACTTAACCCATCTATGATGAACAGAATGGCTATTGTAGGCATCGCGTCGACCGGTTCAAATCCTAAAGTTTCTCTACAAAGAGtgcattttttcattatagTATAAAAAGCAGTTAAGAGTAGTGTTTTGAATTCCATTCTTTGTTTGTCAAAGCTATGACCACATATTCCATTACCCACATGAGTTCATTGATAACCACATTACCATTCCTTGATTCATTTTGCAATCTACTTTGTTGGAACCGGTTTGCAGATTCTGCACATGTCAACTCATTTGCGACGTAACGTCGCCTTCTAGTTCCTACATTGATATGAGAATGACTTTCCGTTCAGAATAGAAATGACCTTGCGCCGGCTACCTGCCGTCTCGAATGGAAGGAATGAAGTAAGAGCGCCACATAACTTGGCGAACACGTTCCCTCGACTTGTATAACCAGACCTGTAGACAATATGGGTACCTAAACTGCCAATAATGGTTGTATGCCTTATGCCCGAGAGGGCGGAAGTCACTGCCAGTTACAATTGCACGACATTGGCGGTCCCTTGTCGCAAGACAATTGGAAAATGAAATTAGACCGTTTGAGATAATTATGTCATTTGGTGGtgataattgaaaacaataattggCACACTATCACTTTCTTGTATTGTTGTACTGAACTGAAATAATTCGTCTTTGTGATCTGTTCTACATATCTTGCGTGTTTCTATTGATGTACAAAGGTCAAATCAAATGGTTTTAACACGGCCGAGTTATAAACATTGGGGACGGTATTGGGGGTGCTGctcaaataggggaacggtttggcacttcattccatagctcctatttccatcccatcaaaaacaaagcaatgaaaaggaatatggtttgtttcttatttttgtaatttttttcagcagtgagcacgcgtgttagcaaaaagaagccacgagattggtgctgtatttctttgttttgcgatgagatgaatatatgttcagtgagatggaaaacggaacagttcccctagtacTTCTCCATACGCATAGATATCTACCAattaaatatctttttttttgctctgTTTTAAACAATTACTCAAACACTAGATAAATGACTTGAATTGATAATTTGCATGCTTGGTTCATTTCCACATGTCTATAGATATACCTAAATTAATGTTTAAATATAAAATCCACTTTTGCATAGATTTTATCAAATAACTTCATATATAACTACATACatttacgagacgagccagccttgggctgaaagtctccctaataaagatataaaaaaactgCATACAttatacaggtatacctcgattatatggactttttcgatgcaaaaaagtccatataatcgaattttccatgtaatcgaagcaaaattattttttctcaaaatttgtgTTCAACGATTAAATTAGTCTTAATACAATAAATACAAACATatcttatttttgtattacagtCTAATCCACATGTTTTGGCCCATTTTATGATGATTCAGTAGATGTTGAGTTTTTATAAGAACTTAACCGTTTTCAGTCGCTGGCTTGCACACCGTTCTAAAATTACGTCAGTAATGAAGATTTCGTCAAGCTTAATGTAGACACAATAATATACTTAGTCACGAATTCTAACTACAGTACATACCTGTTTTAGTTCCAAAGCTAATACTATGCGTAGGAGAAAGTTATATGTTCTCTTCAAAAATAAACTTATCCTTATTCGATTCGATCGCATCAAATTGAATTCGACGGAGAATTGAGAACTATTgtctgctattgaaaatttgccagattggactatgggctcagacgttatggccaaaatacaaaaacgcgtagaaataatatgatctgttTTCAACAAGTTGCGTTCAATGGGGATTCTTACTATGGATTGAAATGAATGTAAATAAGGGAGTCTATCCATGTATCAGTGCCATTTACTCTAGTACCGTTTGCACCTACACCTGTTGAGACCTGTTGTAAATATTTTGGACTATCTTCGTATGTTAAGGACAAGCCCcccttaaatttaaatttttaaaggcACCCCACTCAATACGAAAGTAGCGCACAACTGCCATTTCAATTATTCTACTCATACTattgaattaataaaaatgatagttgtgcattgcttccgtattgagatttaaatttggattccgggaggcttgtcttTTAAGAAGGATCGTTCTTCCCGACGGGCTTAAGAACTAAAATGTCCTGCGTACTATTAAAACCGGGtttatttttattgcttttatttCTTCCTGAAGACAATCGGTGATGCCAGCAAAACGACTCCATTTGAGCCCTAAATATCGTACCCATCACCACATGCACTGAGCCTAAAGCTACCAAAGAAAGGCGTGACCAGAGATTTTTCATCTTAAAA
Above is a window of Armigeres subalbatus isolate Guangzhou_Male unplaced genomic scaffold, GZ_Asu_2 Contig1329, whole genome shotgun sequence DNA encoding:
- the LOC134202657 gene encoding uncharacterized protein LOC134202657; amino-acid sequence: MTSLANTIVDQLRCIDSDIPACIMESVAKQVYSKYSGLQFIDDDGHVNQQSYVALKHKLINRNSYLNRFKNPNVPKVSIAEVRRDKNVKSGTLKEYWVKSSEVCDKDTVSKLVRNDPKVLSSEFLSASQSYVRFRLDEDKILRDIVSALPVLRRRQLMSFHFEQATGVPMDTLEKYFVAKRAKLVDFLKVRPKSLLNEAPTDYDIINALCSVLGEKVTELIILKELGTKVSEITTECAGPVLVSVDLGNNNKVLYVFAEQAQLTEGTHEIVQALSELMAVHYVYNFMYMKGVSKVLEFIQAYFYKITPTTGSKSKATRKSKQQRLVQSVIEAISNHELIPVQAVE